From the genome of Rhizobium binae, one region includes:
- the hsdR gene encoding type I restriction-modification system endonuclease, whose amino-acid sequence MSANFDHLREISPELHRLGVLAERFFPEDANTSLIKSRQFGEYMVKEIAALSGVYNAADRETTHDLLRRLATQQVLPREVSDIFHAVRKAGNAATHGFGGSSAEALSALKFCRALGVWYRRTYGRDANFKPGPFVPPRPSQEADQATQSELDALRRQVQEAEAKLAAAHASADELANARAAAEELARQATEQHVVREQAALELEANQADLARKLSELQKQAEAQPQQLQMEFKHAGLQAASRLELDERQTRRLIDMQLVDAGWEADSDTLVHQKGAWPEESRNLAIAEWPSEGGRADYALFIGLTCVGVIEAKRESIDVPSTLHQAERYARTIELPADHRHPHGPWKHGLADPFRVPFVFATNGRPFVRQWQTKSGIWFCDLRRDTDHARPLTAWFSPRDLLEILETDLDAAARGLAEESFGKGKMRPYQEEAIAAIENAVVAGQRDILVSMATGTGKTRTAIALMYRLLKHKRFRRILFLVDRKALGKQTNDALETTEIEGLLNFAQIYKVAGLDKKIPETEDQVQVATVQSLIARILNEPDPAKRPTPGTFDCIIVDEAHRGYTLDAELREGDIGFRNLDDYQSAYRQILDYFDAVKVALTATPALHTREIFGHPVFHYGYRQAVVEGYLNDHLPPKRITTALSEAGIHFDGGEEVEIIDRTTGQIDLFELPDEVSLDYDVADFNKRVYSEAFNRMVCRAIATEIPPGKPGKTLIFAARDAHADDIVRLLVEELQNEHGKDAVPHAMVMKITGNVDKADDLILKFKNDPYPKYVVTVDLLTTGVDVPSICNLVFVRRVKSRILYDQMIGRATRLCPEIGKENFRIFDAVDLYAELQEMTDMRPVVVKPDVSLSQLVTDLQNAATEEDKSWVAGQVIVRMRAMTRRMDDETRESFERHTGETLEMMVQRLSTCSGPELEAWLSAHPRAVELLERRPVQTARGNDGVVISTHEDELLRIEEIFGKNTTPEDYITGFERFVRENMNQAPALIAVTQRPRDLTRKELSELAGLLDEKNYSEAMLRAAYGRARNADIAAHIIGFVRQAALGDPLIPYATRVDNAILKIEASRPWTQKQKEWLRRIGRALKDKPVADPTLLDQGVFADKGGFNRISQEFDGDLDEVLHAFNEAIWAPPAA is encoded by the coding sequence TTGTCGGCGAATTTTGATCATCTCAGGGAGATTAGTCCGGAGCTCCACCGACTTGGCGTGCTGGCCGAGCGTTTCTTTCCGGAAGACGCAAACACATCGCTGATCAAAAGCCGTCAGTTCGGCGAATACATGGTCAAGGAGATCGCGGCTCTTTCCGGCGTCTACAATGCCGCCGACCGGGAGACGACACATGATCTTCTCCGCCGCCTCGCGACCCAGCAGGTCTTGCCTCGCGAAGTGTCCGATATCTTTCACGCGGTGCGCAAGGCCGGCAACGCGGCGACTCATGGCTTCGGCGGCTCATCCGCAGAGGCGCTCTCTGCCCTCAAATTCTGCCGCGCGCTCGGTGTCTGGTATCGGCGCACCTATGGTCGCGATGCGAATTTCAAACCCGGTCCCTTCGTGCCGCCGAGACCTTCGCAGGAAGCGGATCAGGCCACGCAGTCCGAACTCGATGCTCTCCGGCGCCAGGTACAGGAAGCCGAGGCGAAACTGGCTGCCGCGCATGCATCAGCGGACGAACTGGCCAACGCACGAGCCGCAGCCGAGGAACTTGCCCGGCAAGCGACCGAGCAACATGTCGTTAGGGAGCAAGCGGCACTCGAGCTGGAGGCCAACCAAGCCGATCTCGCTCGGAAGCTGTCGGAGCTGCAGAAACAAGCAGAGGCGCAGCCGCAACAGCTGCAAATGGAGTTCAAGCATGCGGGCCTGCAGGCCGCAAGCCGGCTGGAACTCGACGAAAGACAGACCCGGCGCCTCATCGATATGCAGCTTGTCGATGCCGGCTGGGAGGCCGACAGCGACACCCTCGTCCATCAGAAGGGCGCGTGGCCGGAGGAAAGCCGAAATCTCGCAATTGCCGAATGGCCGTCGGAAGGCGGACGCGCCGACTACGCTCTTTTTATCGGGCTTACCTGCGTCGGTGTCATCGAGGCAAAGCGCGAGAGCATAGATGTGCCGTCAACGCTTCACCAGGCCGAGCGTTACGCTCGAACCATCGAACTGCCGGCGGATCATCGCCATCCCCACGGACCGTGGAAACATGGGCTGGCCGATCCCTTCCGCGTGCCCTTTGTCTTCGCCACCAATGGCCGCCCCTTCGTCAGACAATGGCAGACTAAATCCGGCATCTGGTTCTGCGACCTGCGCCGTGACACCGATCATGCAAGGCCTCTCACAGCGTGGTTCTCGCCAAGAGATCTGCTCGAGATTCTGGAAACAGATCTCGATGCGGCTGCCCGGGGCTTGGCCGAGGAGAGCTTCGGCAAGGGCAAGATGCGCCCCTACCAGGAAGAAGCGATCGCCGCGATCGAGAATGCGGTCGTTGCTGGCCAACGTGACATTCTCGTCTCCATGGCAACCGGCACCGGCAAGACGCGTACCGCTATCGCGCTGATGTACCGGCTGCTCAAGCACAAGCGGTTTCGCCGCATCCTCTTCCTCGTCGACCGCAAAGCCCTTGGCAAACAGACGAACGACGCGCTGGAGACGACCGAGATCGAAGGCTTGCTGAACTTCGCTCAGATCTACAAGGTCGCAGGCCTGGATAAGAAAATTCCGGAGACGGAGGACCAGGTCCAGGTCGCGACGGTTCAGTCGCTGATCGCCCGGATCTTGAACGAGCCGGATCCCGCGAAGCGTCCAACGCCCGGCACCTTCGATTGCATCATCGTCGATGAAGCCCATCGCGGCTACACGCTCGACGCGGAGCTGCGGGAAGGCGATATCGGCTTCCGCAATCTGGACGACTACCAGTCGGCCTATCGACAGATCCTCGACTATTTCGACGCCGTGAAGGTGGCGCTGACGGCGACGCCCGCGCTGCATACCCGCGAAATCTTCGGTCATCCGGTCTTCCACTACGGTTACCGCCAGGCTGTCGTCGAGGGCTACCTCAACGATCACTTGCCACCGAAGCGCATCACGACGGCGCTTTCGGAAGCCGGCATCCATTTCGATGGCGGCGAAGAGGTTGAGATCATCGATCGCACGACCGGACAGATCGACCTCTTCGAACTTCCGGATGAAGTCTCGCTCGACTACGACGTCGCCGATTTCAACAAGCGGGTCTACTCGGAAGCTTTCAACCGCATGGTCTGCCGAGCTATCGCCACGGAAATCCCACCAGGCAAGCCGGGCAAGACGCTGATCTTCGCCGCCCGCGATGCCCACGCCGATGATATCGTGCGCCTGCTGGTCGAGGAACTGCAGAATGAACATGGCAAAGACGCCGTGCCGCATGCCATGGTGATGAAGATCACCGGCAATGTCGACAAGGCCGACGACCTGATCCTCAAGTTCAAAAACGATCCCTATCCGAAATATGTCGTCACCGTGGATCTCTTGACCACCGGCGTCGACGTGCCCTCCATCTGCAACCTGGTCTTCGTGCGCAGGGTGAAAAGCCGCATCCTCTATGACCAGATGATCGGCCGCGCCACGCGCCTTTGCCCCGAGATCGGCAAGGAGAATTTCCGAATCTTTGATGCCGTCGATCTCTATGCCGAGCTGCAGGAGATGACCGATATGCGCCCGGTCGTCGTCAAGCCGGATGTGTCGCTCAGCCAGTTGGTAACCGACTTGCAGAATGCCGCGACGGAGGAAGACAAGAGCTGGGTCGCCGGACAGGTGATCGTGCGCATGCGTGCCATGACCAGGCGCATGGATGATGAGACGCGCGAAAGCTTCGAGCGCCACACCGGCGAGACACTGGAAATGATGGTGCAGCGGCTGTCCACCTGCTCCGGTCCTGAGCTTGAGGCCTGGCTCTCGGCCCATCCCCGAGCCGTCGAGCTTCTGGAGCGCCGACCGGTGCAGACGGCGAGGGGCAACGATGGTGTCGTCATCTCCACCCACGAGGACGAGTTGCTGCGCATCGAGGAAATCTTCGGCAAGAACACGACGCCGGAGGACTACATTACCGGCTTCGAGCGTTTCGTGCGCGAGAACATGAACCAGGCGCCGGCGCTGATCGCCGTGACCCAGCGTCCGCGTGACCTGACCCGCAAGGAACTCTCGGAGCTCGCGGGCCTGCTGGATGAGAAGAACTATTCCGAAGCGATGCTGCGCGCCGCCTACGGCCGCGCCCGCAATGCCGATATCGCCGCCCATATCATCGGATTCGTGCGCCAGGCGGCCCTCGGCGATCCGCTCATTCCCTATGCCACCCGCGTCGACAATGCGATCCTCAAGATCGAGGCCTCCCGCCCGTGGACACAGAAGCAGAAGGAATGGCTGCGGCGTATCGGCCGGGCACTGAAGGACAAGCCGGTGGCGGATCCGACCCTGCTCGATCAGGGCGTCTTTGCAGACAAGGGCGGCTTCAACCGAATCTCGCAAGAGTTCGATGGTGATCTCGACGAGGTTCTCCACGCCTTCAACGAGGCGATCTGGGCACCACCCGCCGCCTGA
- a CDS encoding SDR family NAD(P)-dependent oxidoreductase has translation MSRIFITGSTDGLGLAAARTLIREGHEVVLHARSRERAAAIAETSAAALGLVIGDLASAAETRSIAEQVNAIGRMDAVIHNAGIYLERSRGETPEGHAKTLAVNTLAPYLLTAWITRPHRLVYLTSGMHRSGSSALDDIDWKKRPWSASQAYSESKLYIATLSAAIARHWPDVLSNSVDPGWVPTKMGGAGAPDDLEMGHLTQTWLATSEDEAAKVSGGYWYHRRQREAAAEVGDVGFQEALVERLAGLTGVRLF, from the coding sequence ATGAGCCGCATCTTCATCACCGGTTCCACCGATGGCCTCGGCCTCGCCGCCGCCCGCACCCTCATCCGCGAAGGCCACGAGGTCGTCCTCCACGCCCGCTCCCGCGAGCGCGCCGCGGCCATCGCCGAGACCTCCGCCGCCGCCCTCGGCCTCGTCATCGGCGATCTCGCCAGTGCTGCGGAAACCCGCTCGATCGCCGAGCAGGTCAACGCCATCGGCCGCATGGACGCCGTCATCCACAATGCCGGCATCTACCTCGAGCGCAGCCGCGGCGAAACGCCCGAAGGCCACGCCAAAACGCTGGCGGTCAACACGCTCGCCCCCTATCTCCTCACCGCCTGGATCACGCGGCCCCACCGGCTGGTCTATCTCACCAGCGGCATGCACCGCAGCGGCAGCAGCGCGCTTGACGATATCGACTGGAAGAAGCGGCCATGGAGCGCCAGCCAGGCCTATTCCGAAAGCAAGCTCTACATCGCCACGCTTTCCGCCGCCATCGCCCGCCACTGGCCCGACGTGCTCAGCAACTCCGTCGACCCCGGCTGGGTGCCAACCAAAATGGGCGGCGCCGGCGCGCCTGACGATCTGGAGATGGGGCATCTGACGCAGACATGGCTTGCGACGAGCGAGGACGAAGCTGCGAAGGTGAGCGGCGGGTATTGGTATCACCGGCGGCAGCGGGAGGCGGCGGCGGAGGTGGGTGATGTGGGGTTTCAGGAGGCGCTGGTGGAGAGGCTGGCGGGGTTAACGGGGGTGCGGTTGTTTTAA
- a CDS encoding TetR/AcrR family transcriptional regulator yields the protein MAGRREEKREDLKARLIEAARERIARDGLANLRARDITQDAGCALGGLYTVFSDLAELVIHVNSATLKALEARLTLDEARGKSPTDRLRNLAQGYLAFAVEHRNLWKALFDHFPPATSPTPQWHLDEHLFLMDVIAEPLAELQPDMPPEDRAIRARTLFGAVHGVVSISLEGRFVGLPLERLAREVDELVQTIAAGAELRREAGV from the coding sequence ATGGCCGGCAGACGAGAAGAAAAACGCGAGGACCTGAAGGCCCGGCTGATCGAGGCGGCGCGCGAGCGCATCGCCCGCGACGGGCTCGCCAACCTGCGCGCCCGCGACATCACCCAGGACGCCGGCTGCGCGCTCGGCGGCCTCTACACCGTCTTCTCCGACCTCGCCGAGCTCGTCATCCATGTGAATTCCGCGACGCTGAAGGCGCTGGAGGCGAGGCTGACGCTTGACGAGGCCAGGGGCAAAAGCCCGACCGATCGCCTGCGCAACCTCGCCCAGGGCTACCTCGCCTTCGCGGTGGAACACCGCAATCTCTGGAAGGCGCTGTTCGACCACTTCCCCCCCGCCACCAGCCCAACGCCGCAATGGCACCTCGACGAACACCTCTTCCTGATGGACGTGATCGCCGAACCGCTGGCCGAACTGCAACCCGACATGCCCCCCGAAGACCGCGCCATCCGCGCCCGCACATTGTTCGGCGCGGTGCATGGCGTCGTCAGCATCAGCCTGGAGGGGCGCTTTGTGGGCCTGCCGCTGGAGCGGCTGGCAAGAGAGGTGGACGAGCTGGTGCAGACGATTGCCGCAGGGGCTGAGCTGCGGCGTGAAGCCGGCGTGTGA
- a CDS encoding PspA/IM30 family protein yields MFKLISTLLRGRAHDAEQAFADRHAVPLLAQQIRDAAQSIQSARRGVAVAIAQNEQEKAQHQTILARIADLETRATAALTKGNEGLAREAAEAIAFLEAERDASEQAQSQFTTGIAKLKGIVREAEARLQALQRGERLARATQEAQKLDIAVAGPGLATLDEAEETLARLRLRQSQNELTAAALKEMESATRPAGIIEKLANAGCGAPLASSADEVLARLKSRITPAA; encoded by the coding sequence ATGTTCAAATTGATTTCCACATTGCTGCGGGGCAGGGCGCATGATGCCGAGCAGGCTTTCGCCGATCGCCACGCCGTGCCGCTGCTGGCCCAGCAGATCCGCGATGCGGCGCAATCGATCCAGTCGGCGCGGCGCGGCGTCGCCGTCGCCATCGCCCAGAACGAGCAGGAGAAGGCCCAGCATCAGACGATCCTCGCCCGCATCGCCGATCTCGAGACCCGCGCCACCGCGGCACTCACCAAAGGCAATGAAGGGCTGGCGCGGGAAGCGGCCGAAGCGATCGCCTTTCTCGAGGCCGAGCGCGATGCATCGGAACAGGCGCAAAGCCAGTTCACCACCGGTATCGCCAAGCTGAAGGGCATCGTCAGGGAGGCCGAGGCGCGGCTGCAGGCGCTGCAGCGCGGCGAGCGGCTGGCCCGTGCTACGCAAGAGGCGCAGAAGCTCGATATCGCAGTCGCCGGGCCCGGCCTTGCGACGCTCGACGAGGCCGAGGAGACGCTCGCCCGGCTGCGCCTGCGCCAGAGCCAGAACGAGCTGACCGCGGCGGCGCTGAAGGAGATGGAAAGCGCCACGCGGCCGGCCGGCATCATCGAAAAGCTCGCCAATGCCGGCTGCGGCGCGCCGCTCGCCTCATCGGCCGACGAGGTGCTCGCCCGGCTGAAGAGCCGCATCACGCCGGCCGCATGA
- a CDS encoding YiaA/YiaB family inner membrane protein, protein MNDSFQKHSASWVSFSYISFGAAAFMLALGLYMMPLDLWGKGYLAMGILMLVQTTVNITKTLRDNAESEKLIRKVEDARTEKLLVKFNRNGED, encoded by the coding sequence ATGAACGACAGTTTCCAGAAACATTCCGCCAGCTGGGTCAGCTTCTCCTACATCTCCTTCGGCGCCGCCGCCTTCATGCTGGCGCTCGGCCTCTACATGATGCCGCTCGATCTCTGGGGGAAGGGCTATCTCGCCATGGGCATATTGATGCTGGTGCAGACGACGGTGAATATCACCAAGACGCTGCGCGACAATGCCGAATCCGAGAAGCTGATCCGCAAGGTCGAAGATGCCCGCACCGAAAAGCTGCTGGTCAAATTCAATCGTAACGGTGAAGATTGA